The Xiphophorus maculatus strain JP 163 A chromosome 5, X_maculatus-5.0-male, whole genome shotgun sequence nucleotide sequence GTCCTCCTGGTCCTCCCGGTTTCCAGACAGCCCGTACGTCGGAATGTCCCCCAGAGTTCTGCAGAACTCCGAGGTGGCGTTGAAGACGATgttgttcttcttctctggaTCATGGTCGTCGTCGCCTTTAGCCAGGACTTTGATCTGCGCCGCCACCTTCTCCCCAGAGTCTTTGAGGAGCTGCTTCTGCCTCAGCTTCCTCTGCTTCTCCAGCTGCTTCTGGAGCTCCTGCTCCGCCTCGTCCTCCTCAATCACAGCCGGCTCAGGAGGAACGTAATCATCTTCGTCGCTTATATCCATCTCTGCCGTCCTGATGTCGTCGGACATTCGGGGCAGTTCATGCGGCCAGCTGCCGCCATCTTTAACTTTCTCTTCGCTTTCCTGTTGCTCCTCCTCCGCCTGTCGGCGGCCTCTGCCTCGCGCCCTGGAGCCGAAGTCGGAGGTGCGGGTGTCGTCCAGAAGTTCGTCTGAGATCGTCACCTTCTCTTTCTTCCTGATCTTTTTGACTTTGCGCTTCGTCTTCTTGAAGCCGACCATCTCCTGAGGCGTGTAGTACTCGGAGGCGATGGTGAGAGCGGGCATATCCAGGGACTGAGCCTGATTCCGCAGAGTTTCTTTCATCGCCTGAAGCTCGCGCTCTCGCTCCCCGTCCGCAAAGCCCCAGTTGCCCAACCGGAAGCTCTTTTTCTTCTCGCCCTCGATTTCTTCATCGTACTTTGAGAGCACAGTGTGCGGCTTGAAGGTGACCATGTCGTCCAcgctctcctcttcctcatagGGTTTATAGTcgggcttcttcttcttcagctccACATTCTTTTCAGCTTTCTCCTTGTCCACCAGTCCCACGTTTACCAGcacatcttcctcctcttccagcACACCTTTGTCCTGCAGGGTCAGGACAACGGTCTGGCCCTCGGTGAAGGAGTCCACCTTGTGCTGCACTTTGAGACCCTTCAGATCTTGTGAGGAATAAGAGTCCCGCTTGCTTTGGACAAACTCCTCCTCCACCAGGCTGCTGACTCCAAACTCTTCGTCCATCTCTTCCAGGAGCTTGGCTCTCTTTTCTGCCATCTCCTTCTCTTTGGCCAGCGTCCTGCTTCTCTCCACCCAACCGGCTGTGTCGTCCAGCCAGTCATCGTCGCCGATTGCTTTGACTTTACCCAGTTTTTGATTGAGCAGGCGCTTTTCTTTCATAGCGGCGAGCTTCTCTCGCATCTCCTTCTGCTGTCGGATCAGAACGGGGTTGATGGTCTCCGCCACCATCGGCGCCTCCTTGGTCCCCAGCTCCTTTTTGCCCTCGTTCAGCTCCAGGGGCTTCAGGCCCAGCTTAGCGcgcagtttgtttgtttcctcgATGCTGAGGGAACCATCTCCGCTGGTGCTCTGGGGCTGGATCTCCGCGCCGCTCTCCTCATAACCAGGGTCCACCTTCTCCCTCTTTACTCGGGGCTCCGCGGGGCCTCTTTCCGCCTTGCTGTGGCTCTCCCGCCTGCTCTTTTCTCTGGATCTGGAGCGTTTTCGTCTGTCTTTATCACGGTCCGACacatctctttctctctccttgtGACGATGTTTCTTATGTTCGCGACGACGATCCTCTGCGTCCTTGTCGCGGCtcttttccttgtgttttttaGAAGAACCCATCGCTTCCTGTGCTGGTTACAACTATAAGGTCCAAACGAGTGGGTCCGCGAAGGTTGAATCGCTTACAGAGCCTTATTTAGCTGGGCTAGCCAGGAAAATGCTGCTAGCTTTCACTCTTAAGCTAGCTAACGTTAGCTTCAGAGGCTAAATGAACCACGATGACACAACTCACTCATTTCGAAGAAACTTAGATCTTGTTTTCGAGCTCCGATATCCACAAAGCGCAAGTTAAGATGCTCGAGCTTTgatgatttgtgtttttcagtccGGTTTTAAAATCCACAACCCTTCACGACGCTAAAGTTGAAACGAATGTCGAACGAcaacctttttcttcttctgcagttaTCAGGCGGCTCGCAGAGCAATATAAGGTGAGCTAGCGCCACCTAGCTGGATTGGATTCCCAGCAGGAGATGAACTCGAAAATATTCTCTTTCAGCGTcttcattataaaaataatgaacagcCATGTATATTACACAATCTTTAAAAGTCAGTACATATGTATTTTCCTTATAAACAAGTACACTCAATTAGAACAGGcttaacaaaatataaatgtgtgcgtgaatgaaaatgactgatttcatATGAAGCGCTTTTGAGTACACCAATAAAGCACTATTTAAGTCTGATgtaatttcattattattattattattattattattattattattattattattattattattatagaaatagcataaaatatttaaggtttaattaattttaaagagcCAACTCTTGAGAAACAAAGAGTAAAGACTAAACAATCTTAAATCAGTGGTGTCACAATAAGTGTGTTAATAGTTTGTTCTTCACATCACtgataaaaatatgaagttcaTGATCTAAtgctaaatgtaaaatgtaaaaccaaatAAAGACATGTAGAACAAACTTCATTTCTATTCAGACATGTAAataagtttaaaacattttttcatttgctatataatttgaaacaaaagaggaaTGCATCATAGTGTCACAAAAGACTAAATAGTCTCAAGTTGACCCAAAATCCTTGGGACAGTACAGCATTTTAACGTTTGTCTCAACAAAATGCCACTCACAACGTGGCGGTGACAGCTTTCCACATCCTTTCGTTTTGCCTGTTGCATTGCGTTGCCACCTGCTGTTGGGCGGTTGTAACTTCAGGCTAGTACCATAGTTGGTTGCTGCGATGTTGGGAGTCATGGAAAATAGTTGCAGATTCGTGGATTAGCAGAAGAAAAGATACAGTCTTTACTTGAGTACACGAGGCTTGTCATTGCgagtctgttttattgttttaaacggTGAGATCATTTTCcggtttaaaaatgtttagctaGCTATGTTTGAAGCCAGCCACAGCTTGCCTTGTTAACGTTTGTTAGCCTCTTTAGGTGTTCACACGGTTTTTGTGCAAGTTAACTAAGAAGATAGTAGGTTACTAAACGTTAtgcaagatttttattttatatcaaataCTTTATTATGGACAAATTTTAAGTTGTCTGTGTTGTGCGAAGCTGGGACCAAGCTAATGGGTATTAGCCACCTAAATTGTTAAGGCATACAACTTTAGCAACTTGTTAGCAATGATTTAGGGTAAGCGCCTAAcactaaaagtgaaaatattgaaatacaatacaaaaatatctTATTGTTTGTTGCCATGGCGACTGGTGGTCGGAAATGGGTCACAAACGTTTGGCTAGCGGAGTTCACCAAGCATCAAGTCTAGTGTGAAGTAAGAGTGGCTCCGACAATGgctgttgttgtttcactttttacttGGTAACGAAGGACCTAACTGGAAGCTCGTGCTAGCCTCTCGCGCGGTGAATGTACGGTCAGTCCAAGCGGGCCATCACCGCCACGCGCAACCCAACTGCAGCTAACGCTAAGCGACTGGTCACCAATTAAccataactgtttttttttctttttcttggagTTACGGAAAAGTTAAACAATGGAAGGTTAATGTTTGTCGGTAAGAAGTATGGACTAATGTCAACGTTAACCTCTAACGTTAGGTGTTACAGCTTAGAATAATGatgatgttttcagttttggcTAACTGATTTGAAACCGGAGTCTTTTTGTGGTAATAATCAATATTACATccaaatctaattttaaattgTTCTCGAAAAAAACTCATTTGTGCCTGTtgtgaataaaaagaaacagtagAGGTGGTATGTACACTGATGAACATTCGTTATAAATTATGATTGAAGTGAAGCGGTTTATGTAACAGCTCTCTTATTTGGGGATTTCGAAttggattttcttcttttcgTGTTCTGGAAATTGACCCTCACactgtttgttgttctttccAGCTAGCTGTAAGTGGGTGACATGGCAACCGGAGGTGCTCCATTTGATGACAGTGCAGAAGAGCTGCAGACCTGGACAGCACCCAATGGCAGTCTGGAGGACAGACTGAACAACATGGTGAGGGGCTGACACACAAAGTCCCACTTACACATTGTTTTTGGCAATACAACATACAAAGCTATGGTGCCAGTTATTTTCCCATAATTTTATCTGTACATTATACAGTGGTTTGTCAATCTATCTCCTATATAGAACACTCTTTATCAaccttaataaaacaaaaataaccaattGAATGTATAATCTTGCAATAATAAATAACTGTCAATAAGAACCCGTCAATGATTGCAGGCTTCAAAATCAGATATTGGgtatttgagcaaaaaaaaaaagtcttccaaTTTATATTCTCCACTTTAAATCAAATAGAACTTCTTCTGCCGAGCAAGTTTTAATTAAAGGCAGACTTTGGCACacccaaatctgttttttattacattttgacaagCAAGCATTTTCAAGATTCTCTTCTTACTGCAgagaatagacaaaaaaaagtgccCAGAAGAATGTGCAAACCAGATACCATTCTTTATTAAGGCAAACCCTTTACGTTTTAGATGAACAATGATTTATATACCACtttcctacaaaaaaaatctgactggtCTATTTGTTGAGTTAAAATATTATACATTTACTTTATTGTTGAGCGGGTAAAAACAATactcaatataatttttttctttttggactGCGATTACTTTGAACTTGACAGTTTTGGCCAAAATGAGAACATGTTTGCACTCCTCCTGTAGAGTCTGTCTCAAGACAAAAGGCTTTCTGTTGCCATTCATTTTCAATGCAAACATCATCATTGTAGTTTTAATACCTGTGATCCTCATTGAgattgtcattaaaataaatgttacaaaaagcgtgattaacattttaaatttgtgtctcccatcattttttttttcttattaacaaACAACATTTCTTACGTTTTCTGTCGTGTTTGAGCAGAACTGGGGGATTCAGCAAAAGAAAGCTAACCGGTcgacagagaaaaacaagaagaagcttTCTGCAGCAGTGGAGAGCCGCCTGACTAATGATATTTCACCAGAGTCCACCCCAGGGGCCGGCCGCAGG carries:
- the sart1 gene encoding U4/U6.U5 tri-snRNP-associated protein 1; translation: MGSSKKHKEKSRDKDAEDRRREHKKHRHKERERDVSDRDKDRRKRSRSREKSRRESHSKAERGPAEPRVKREKVDPGYEESGAEIQPQSTSGDGSLSIEETNKLRAKLGLKPLELNEGKKELGTKEAPMVAETINPVLIRQQKEMREKLAAMKEKRLLNQKLGKVKAIGDDDWLDDTAGWVERSRTLAKEKEMAEKRAKLLEEMDEEFGVSSLVEEEFVQSKRDSYSSQDLKGLKVQHKVDSFTEGQTVVLTLQDKGVLEEEEDVLVNVGLVDKEKAEKNVELKKKKPDYKPYEEEESVDDMVTFKPHTVLSKYDEEIEGEKKKSFRLGNWGFADGERERELQAMKETLRNQAQSLDMPALTIASEYYTPQEMVGFKKTKRKVKKIRKKEKVTISDELLDDTRTSDFGSRARGRGRRQAEEEQQESEEKVKDGGSWPHELPRMSDDIRTAEMDISDEDDYVPPEPAVIEEDEAEQELQKQLEKQRKLRQKQLLKDSGEKVAAQIKVLAKGDDDHDPEKKNNIVFNATSEFCRTLGDIPTYGLSGNREDQEDIMDFEHEEEKDDGGGSDSEIDENIGWSTVNLDEEQQQVDFSTASATILDEEPIVNSGLAAALKLCTNKGLLDTQMQKVARVKAPKGALPNDNYCIEDKMGFDDKYSRREEYRGFTQEFKEKDSYKPDVKIEYVDESGRKLTPKEAFRQLSHRFHGKGSGKMKTEKRMKKLEEEALLKKMSSSDTPLGTVALLQEKQKSQKTPYIVLSGSGKSMNANNITK